From Bufo gargarizans isolate SCDJY-AF-19 chromosome 10, ASM1485885v1, whole genome shotgun sequence, the proteins below share one genomic window:
- the HAS3 gene encoding hyaluronan synthase 3 produces the protein MPGRLQTALRILGTSLFAVLVLGGILAAYVTGYQFIHTDRHHLSFGLYGAILGLHLLTQSLFAYLEHKQMRKGGKGLPGSSRVALCIAAYQEDPEYLRKCLQSARRISYPHLRVIMVIDGNSEDDRYMMDIFREVMGSEGTCCYVWDNNYHDSQEGGQEGERGVQELVQKFPYACIMQKWGGKREVMYTAFRALGDSVDYVQVCDSDTVLDPACTAEMLRILEEDPKVGGVGGDVQILNKYDSWISFLSSVRYWMAFNVERACQSYFGCVQCISGPLGIYRNSLLQYFLEDWYHQTFLGQKCSFGDDRHLTNRVLSMGYRTKYTARSKCLTETPTKYLRWLNQQTRWSKSYFREWLYNALWFHKHHLWMTYESVVTGFFPFFLVATVVQLFYRGRIWNIMLFLLTVQLVGIVKATYACFLRGNVEMIFMSLYSLLYMTSLLPSKMFALLTINKAGWGTSGRKKLVVNFIGMVPVSVWFCILLGGLAYTSYCQSQDPFTETELLFLVTGAILYGCYWLALLSLYLVIVARRCGKKQELY, from the exons ATGCCTGGACGGCTGCAGACGGCCCTGAGAATCCTAGGCACAAGCCTATTTGCCGTGCTGGTGCTGGGGGGCATACTTGCGGCATATGTGACCGGTTACCAGTTCATTCACACTGACCGCCATCACCTGTCCTTTGGGCTGTATGGAGCTATCTTGGGGCTTCACCTCCTCACTCAGAGCCTTTTCGCTTATCTGGAGCACAAACAAATGCGGAAAGGCGGCAAGGGTCTTCCGGGATCCTCCAGGGTGGCCCTGTGCATTGCGGCCTACCAAGAAGACCCAGAGTACCTGAGGAAATGTCTGCAGTCGGCACGACGGATCTCCTACCCGCACCTCCGAGTCATCATGGTGATTGACGGGAATTCAGAGGATGATAGGTACATGATGGACATTTTTCGAGAGGTGATGGGATCGGAGGGCACTTGCTGCTATGTCTGGGACAACAATTACCATGATTCGCAAGAAGGCGGGCAGGAGGGCGAGCGGGGAGTGCAGGAGCTGGTGCAGAAGTTCCCGTACGCCTGTATCATGCAGAAATGGGGAGGAAAGCGAGAAGTCATGTACACTGCGTTCCGGGCTCTTGGAGATAGTGTGGACTATGTGCAG GTTTGTGATTCTGACACGGTGCTTGACCCCGCGTGCACTGCAGAGATGCTGCGGATATTGGAAGAAGACCCTAAAGTGGGTGGAGTTGGAGGAGACGTGCAG ATCCTGAACAAGTACGACTCCTGGATCTCCTTCTTGAGCAGCGTGCGATATTGGATGGCATTTAACGTAGAACGGGCTTGCCAATCCTACTTTGGGTGCGTGCAGTGCATCAGTGGTCCTCTGGGCATATATCGGAACAGCCTGCTGCAGTACTTTTTGGAGGACTGGTACCATCAGACCTTCCTAGGTCAGAAGTGCAGCTTCGGAGATGACCGTCATCTCACCAATCGAGTGCTGAGCATGGGCTATAGGACTAAGTACACAGCGCGCTCCAAGTGCCtgactgagacccccaccaagtATTTGCGCTGGTTGAATCAGCAGACTCGGTGGAGTAAATCCTATTTTCGGGAATGGTTATACAACGCGCTTTGGTTCCACAAGCATCACCTCTGGATGACCTACGAGTCTGTGGTCACCGGCTTTTTCCCTTTCTTTCTGGTGGCTACAGTAGTGCAGCTCTTTTACCGTGGCCGTATCTGGAACATAATGCTTTTTCTTTTGACTGTCCAGCTAGTGGGCATCGTGAAGGCGACCTACGCCTGCTTCTTGCGTGGCAATGTCGAAATGATCTTTATGTCTCTGTATTCTCTCCTCTACATGACCAGCCTGCTACCTTCTAAGATGTTCGCGCTGCTCACAATCAACAAGGCTGGATGGGGGACCTCCGGCAGGAAGAAGCTGGTGGTGAACTTCATCGGTATGGTGCCAGTGTCAGTCTGGTTCTGTATCCTCCTGGGTGGGCTGGCGTATACATCGTACTGCCAAAGTCAAGATCCCTTCACCGAGACGGAACTCTTATTCCTGGTGACTGGAGCCATCCTTTATGGGTGTTACTGGTTGGCGCTGCTCAGCTTGTACCTGGTAATAGTAGCCAGGCGCTGTGGGAAGAAGCAGGAGCTGTACTAG